A region of Candidatus Hadarchaeales archaeon DNA encodes the following proteins:
- a CDS encoding glycosyltransferase: protein MNKDKNQHFEILKRRYRKKEGRIFAFSILILFLISLLGFARFDGRNFAAYLTIAIQAVFIAYLLRHMAFAYTGLQMKWDREEFSDYEPPISILIPARNEEKVIRGLIESLAEVDYPREKFQVIAVDDASDDKTGEILDELARKYDWLIVIHRSKKDHDLAPGKSSVLNDALRFASGEIIFVYDADHQVKKDTIKKIVRHFKDPKVGMAMGRCVVRNADKNILTKLIYIEFLSGYKVNQYGRELLHGLAAYGGSNCAIRRSLLEELGGFNISSVTEDTDLTVRGVLEGYRVVYDDDAVSTELAVTNLTRYWKQRYRWAYGHQHVFYDYWLDVVRCKHLGILDKIEFLMFLFIYHMPVVMFLGLLLTFMWAFGIFLPRDPFIGLTLWIVLLLGPLLELAAGLVLAREKGKMAFYLILFLPLFFLSIMICTKAFLDGIIRGITKERYVWVKTEREI, encoded by the coding sequence ATGAACAAAGATAAAAATCAACATTTTGAAATCCTCAAAAGAAGGTATAGGAAGAAAGAAGGCAGAATATTCGCGTTTTCTATCCTTATTCTCTTTCTGATATCCCTGCTTGGGTTTGCCAGATTTGACGGAAGAAATTTCGCGGCGTATCTTACAATTGCGATTCAAGCCGTCTTCATCGCTTATCTTCTCAGACATATGGCGTTTGCATATACAGGATTGCAGATGAAGTGGGATCGTGAAGAATTTTCCGATTACGAACCACCCATAAGCATTCTGATTCCCGCAAGAAATGAGGAAAAAGTCATTCGAGGACTAATAGAAAGCCTCGCGGAGGTTGACTATCCTAGGGAAAAATTTCAGGTTATCGCCGTCGATGATGCAAGCGATGACAAAACCGGAGAAATTTTGGATGAACTCGCCAGAAAATACGATTGGTTAATTGTCATCCACAGATCTAAAAAAGACCATGATCTGGCTCCTGGTAAGAGCTCGGTTCTGAACGATGCTCTCAGATTTGCTAGTGGAGAAATAATCTTTGTCTACGATGCGGATCATCAGGTGAAGAAAGATACGATAAAGAAAATTGTTAGACATTTCAAGGATCCGAAGGTTGGAATGGCAATGGGCAGATGTGTTGTTAGAAATGCGGACAAAAACATTCTCACCAAACTCATTTACATAGAATTCCTAAGCGGCTATAAGGTCAATCAGTATGGAAGAGAGCTTCTACATGGGCTCGCTGCTTATGGTGGAAGTAACTGTGCCATAAGACGATCTCTTTTAGAAGAGCTTGGTGGTTTTAACATAAGCAGCGTGACGGAAGATACGGATTTAACAGTTCGCGGGGTTCTTGAAGGTTATCGAGTAGTTTACGATGACGACGCTGTTTCGACTGAATTAGCGGTCACAAATCTAACAAGATATTGGAAGCAGAGATATCGCTGGGCCTATGGCCATCAACATGTCTTCTACGACTATTGGCTTGATGTCGTAAGATGCAAGCATCTTGGAATTCTTGACAAAATCGAATTTTTGATGTTTCTTTTCATCTATCACATGCCGGTTGTCATGTTCCTTGGTCTTCTCTTAACTTTCATGTGGGCTTTCGGAATTTTCCTTCCTAGAGATCCGTTTATCGGGCTTACACTCTGGATAGTTTTGCTCCTCGGACCTCTTTTGGAACTCGCAGCCGGACTCGTGTTGGCTAGAGAAAAGGGAAAGATGGCATTCTATCTAATACTCTTCCTTCCGCTCTTTTTCCTATCAATTATGATATGTACAAAGGCTTTCCTAGACGGAATAATCCGGGGAATAACAAAAGAGAGATATGTGTGGGTAAAAACTGAGAGGGAGATTTGA
- a CDS encoding PIG-L deacetylase family protein, whose amino-acid sequence MPIIPESVLVIGAHPDDPELIAGGTIAKLSKLGTEVTTGILSNGELGGRPGQRRREVERAAKILGIRKVLFGGLPDGKIQHDVDTVHLIEEWLRKVEPDIVVTHLPWDSHQDHKATGHSTISAARRHNRILFGETPSSIIKPSIGCIYVDISQELRLKLRALKIHRSQLSGPRANLCDYVEKTAAYRGLAVGVKYAEVFWASKFLLRI is encoded by the coding sequence ATGCCAATCATACCTGAATCGGTGTTAGTCATTGGAGCACATCCAGATGATCCGGAGCTCATAGCTGGAGGAACAATCGCAAAATTGTCAAAGCTGGGGACAGAGGTTACTACAGGGATTCTCTCCAACGGCGAGCTCGGTGGAAGACCGGGTCAAAGGAGAAGAGAGGTAGAAAGAGCTGCCAAGATTCTCGGAATCAGAAAAGTTTTGTTTGGAGGATTGCCTGACGGCAAGATCCAGCACGACGTCGATACAGTTCACCTTATCGAAGAATGGTTAAGGAAAGTTGAACCAGATATTGTAGTAACCCATCTTCCTTGGGACAGTCACCAGGATCACAAAGCAACCGGACACTCAACAATATCTGCGGCTCGCAGACACAACAGAATTCTCTTTGGCGAGACCCCTTCCTCAATCATAAAACCTTCCATCGGATGCATTTATGTGGACATATCGCAGGAACTCCGACTCAAACTTCGTGCTCTGAAAATTCATCGCTCTCAGCTCTCCGGTCCGAGGGCAAACCTGTGCGATTACGTTGAAAAGACCGCCGCATATCGGGGTCTAGCTGTCGGGGTAAAATATGCCGAGGTATTCTGGGCCAGCAAATTCTTACTCAGGATATAA
- the tfe gene encoding transcription factor E translates to MAKRKAAIKEKKLEKRQEKTPNLEPILETVGYLVGEKGERVIRALTRGEMTDEELAKKTNLQVNQIRSILYILHENRIVSYRREREENSGWYVHYWRLEPERALDYIKEQKAELLRKLEERLAEEESKIYFTCEKEYARVSYENAMGTEFKCPTCGGTLKPYDNSAIVNSLKAQIERLRRELS, encoded by the coding sequence GTGGCCAAGAGAAAAGCGGCCATTAAAGAGAAAAAATTAGAGAAACGGCAAGAAAAAACGCCAAATCTGGAACCGATTCTCGAAACCGTCGGCTATCTCGTCGGCGAGAAAGGGGAAAGAGTGATACGAGCGCTAACGAGAGGAGAAATGACAGATGAGGAGCTGGCGAAAAAAACGAATTTACAGGTAAACCAAATCAGGAGCATTCTCTATATTCTTCACGAAAACAGAATCGTTTCGTATAGAAGGGAGAGAGAGGAGAACAGCGGATGGTATGTTCACTATTGGAGACTCGAACCGGAGAGAGCTCTCGACTACATAAAAGAACAAAAAGCAGAACTCCTTAGAAAACTCGAGGAAAGGCTAGCGGAAGAAGAGAGCAAGATATATTTTACCTGCGAGAAAGAATACGCACGTGTTTCCTACGAAAATGCGATGGGTACGGAGTTTAAATGTCCGACCTGCGGGGGCACGCTTAAGCCCTACGATAACAGTGCCATCGTAAATTCTCTTAAGGCACAGATCGAGAGGCTGCGCAGAGAGCTTTCCTGA
- a CDS encoding ATP-grasp domain-containing protein: MSAKNYLKKEFICQKELKGKEYSVDVLLDENGKFLIAVPRERILTDSGISIVGKTVINPKLQEIVPRIVEALGLKYIVNVQLKEDENGEPYVTEVNPRPAGTLYLTTLSGVNMPRLLIKLLAKEKIEPWGLRYEELIMYRLFEEKIYRKKGRGGKQKSKIYRHDDVYLK, from the coding sequence TTGAGCGCAAAGAATTACTTAAAGAAAGAGTTCATCTGTCAGAAAGAATTGAAGGGCAAAGAATACTCGGTTGACGTTCTGCTAGACGAAAATGGAAAATTTTTGATTGCTGTTCCACGCGAGAGAATCTTAACCGATAGCGGAATTTCGATTGTTGGGAAAACTGTCATAAATCCAAAACTCCAGGAGATCGTGCCGAGGATTGTTGAAGCGCTGGGATTAAAATACATAGTAAATGTTCAACTTAAAGAGGACGAGAATGGTGAACCCTACGTAACGGAAGTTAACCCCCGACCCGCTGGAACACTTTATCTAACAACGCTGTCCGGAGTGAACATGCCAAGACTCCTAATTAAGCTACTCGCAAAGGAGAAAATTGAGCCGTGGGGGTTGAGATACGAGGAACTTATCATGTATAGACTTTTTGAAGAGAAGATTTACCGGAAAAAAGGAAGAGGAGGAAAACAGAAAAGCAAAATATACAGGCATGATGACGTCTATCTGAAATGA
- a CDS encoding magnesium transporter gives MIARSKKSIIFQQIFVLSVCAIFDLFAGSMLEEMRRNIEILPGLVVMIPPLIDLRGNIGCALGSRLGTALHLGTIKPRFFLSREMKINVISAIIVSVLGSLAVGIMSFIFTFLAGVEAMSVFNFLFIALFSGVLSGIILTPIAVLVSILSFKRGWDPDNITGPVMTTIGDIVAIFCIFLSVSLLGWLRW, from the coding sequence ATGATAGCGAGATCCAAAAAATCGATCATATTTCAGCAGATTTTCGTGCTCAGTGTTTGTGCAATCTTTGACTTGTTTGCAGGGTCGATGCTTGAGGAAATGCGGAGAAATATAGAGATTCTTCCCGGACTTGTGGTGATGATTCCCCCCTTGATAGACCTCAGAGGAAACATCGGGTGTGCGCTGGGTTCAAGGCTTGGCACAGCTCTTCATCTTGGAACTATAAAACCGCGATTCTTCCTTTCGAGGGAAATGAAAATTAACGTTATTTCCGCGATCATCGTCAGTGTCCTTGGATCTCTTGCCGTAGGAATAATGTCTTTTATCTTCACATTTCTGGCCGGCGTAGAGGCCATGAGTGTTTTTAATTTCCTTTTCATTGCGCTTTTTTCCGGAGTTCTCTCGGGAATAATCTTGACTCCCATAGCTGTTCTCGTTTCAATTTTATCCTTTAAGAGGGGCTGGGATCCAGATAACATCACAGGTCCGGTTATGACGACAATCGGAGATATCGTCGCGATTTTCTGCATATTCCTATCGGTATCTCTCTTGGGGTGGTTGAGATGGTAG
- a CDS encoding exosortase/archaeosortase family protein has translation MKRYVRIKAVKFFVTFFLILSVALVFAYQINDEFREIETKFIVRLTRALGLETSRAPPHKIFAYYPEGAFILEMTLSCSALFPIATFLFLVLLTPGISLRMKLLAGILTCPILYLLNALRVVLVFYAGKVLGKGAILLFHDWMGGAIMFFAALTSYSVWLFLVLTRPSEIKPRTLYPE, from the coding sequence ATGAAGAGATATGTTAGAATTAAAGCGGTAAAATTCTTCGTAACATTCTTTCTGATTTTGTCCGTTGCTCTCGTCTTTGCATATCAGATAAATGATGAGTTTAGGGAAATTGAAACAAAATTCATCGTGAGACTTACTAGAGCTTTGGGTTTAGAGACAAGTAGAGCTCCTCCTCACAAAATTTTTGCATATTATCCAGAAGGAGCATTCATTCTTGAAATGACATTGTCCTGCTCGGCTCTTTTCCCAATTGCCACTTTCTTGTTTTTGGTTCTCTTGACGCCGGGTATATCTTTGAGAATGAAGCTTCTAGCTGGAATATTAACATGTCCGATCCTTTATCTCTTGAACGCTCTCCGCGTAGTGCTAGTTTTTTACGCCGGAAAAGTTTTGGGTAAGGGAGCTATTCTTCTATTTCACGATTGGATGGGCGGCGCGATAATGTTTTTTGCCGCTCTCACTTCTTATTCAGTATGGCTCTTTCTCGTTCTGACAAGGCCAAGTGAGATAAAACCAAGAACTTTATATCCTGAGTAA
- a CDS encoding gamma-glutamylcyclotransferase family protein produces the protein MLSVRSGLFAQICSNEDRVLYFAYGSNMDEEDLENWCRMHNYQPVKPLVKEVAVLKGWKLVFNYYSATRCGGVANIQRCEGEEVWGLLMELTKDDFEKLRKKEGAPKVYQEKRVSVMTRDGLVKEAITFVVKQPAAQFVPPTPEYLNLLIRSAVKNGFPKDYIQKLKSIPTK, from the coding sequence GTGTTATCAGTAAGGTCAGGATTGTTTGCTCAAATCTGCTCTAATGAAGATCGCGTGCTTTACTTTGCTTATGGATCCAACATGGACGAGGAGGATCTGGAAAATTGGTGTCGAATGCACAACTATCAGCCCGTCAAGCCACTTGTAAAAGAAGTAGCAGTGCTAAAAGGTTGGAAGCTTGTTTTTAACTATTACTCCGCAACCAGATGCGGAGGGGTGGCCAACATTCAAAGATGTGAGGGAGAGGAAGTCTGGGGGCTTTTGATGGAGCTCACGAAGGATGATTTTGAGAAACTCAGGAAGAAGGAGGGAGCCCCAAAGGTTTACCAAGAAAAGCGGGTGAGCGTGATGACGCGTGATGGCTTGGTGAAGGAGGCAATAACATTTGTTGTAAAGCAGCCAGCAGCCCAGTTCGTACCACCGACCCCAGAGTACTTAAATCTGTTGATTCGTTCCGCGGTTAAGAACGGCTTTCCAAAGGACTACATTCAGAAGCTGAAATCGATTCCGACAAAATGA
- a CDS encoding TIGR00295 family protein: protein MDVDEAIRILRSVGCPEDVIEHCLTVRNVALELADKIEKNGYSIDKKLVELGALFHDIGRAITHGISHGVVGGRILRDLDLDRLAPFAENHIGGGIPAEEAANLGLPPKDYFPNTIEEKIVAYADKLVEGGRVVNFERSLEEFKKELGKDHPAIERLLKLHREMKNLIGKSYPEPASDEALRESP, encoded by the coding sequence ATGGACGTTGATGAGGCTATCAGGATTCTCCGCAGCGTGGGGTGTCCAGAAGACGTTATCGAACATTGTCTGACGGTTCGAAATGTCGCTCTCGAGCTTGCAGACAAAATCGAAAAAAACGGATATTCAATCGACAAAAAGCTTGTGGAGCTGGGAGCGCTCTTTCACGACATAGGAAGAGCAATAACGCATGGGATTTCGCATGGAGTCGTGGGAGGAAGAATCTTGCGAGATCTCGACCTCGATAGACTGGCACCATTTGCGGAAAATCACATAGGCGGTGGAATACCCGCAGAGGAAGCCGCAAATCTGGGGCTCCCACCGAAAGACTACTTCCCAAATACGATCGAGGAAAAAATCGTTGCGTACGCCGATAAGCTCGTGGAGGGTGGAAGAGTTGTTAATTTCGAAAGGTCTCTCGAAGAATTCAAAAAGGAACTCGGGAAAGATCACCCGGCGATTGAGAGACTCCTCAAACTTCATCGGGAGATGAAAAATCTAATCGGAAAATCATATCCTGAACCTGCGTCTGACGAAGCTCTTCGGGAAAGTCCATAG
- a CDS encoding magnesium transporter, translating into MVASTKRIVKESLFALLISATVSVLAGLFLQIEVEKILALPFLLALIPPINDMGGNIGSILGARLSSALHLGLIEPKLKKQKVLSENLIEATASGLFSFLFVSIVLIFLGSVRGFSDPFRFSATFILTGVILVPLIVLSSMMVTVISYVKGLDPDNIVGPLITSIGDALGVLTLLLVSKIVWV; encoded by the coding sequence ATGGTAGCATCTACGAAAAGAATTGTGAAAGAGAGCCTTTTTGCCCTACTCATAAGTGCTACTGTTTCTGTACTGGCTGGATTGTTCTTACAGATCGAAGTCGAGAAAATATTGGCCCTGCCTTTCCTGTTGGCATTGATTCCACCCATAAACGATATGGGCGGAAACATAGGGAGCATTCTTGGAGCCAGGCTGAGTTCTGCTCTCCATCTTGGTCTAATAGAGCCAAAACTGAAAAAACAAAAAGTTCTAAGCGAAAATCTGATAGAGGCAACTGCTTCAGGGCTCTTCTCATTTCTTTTCGTGTCGATTGTTCTGATTTTTTTGGGGTCTGTCAGAGGATTCTCTGATCCCTTCAGATTTTCTGCGACCTTCATCCTCACCGGTGTGATTCTCGTACCTCTGATTGTGCTTTCTTCGATGATGGTTACCGTAATATCATATGTGAAGGGACTAGATCCGGATAACATCGTGGGACCTCTGATAACCTCTATTGGCGACGCACTTGGAGTCCTCACCCTCTTGCTGGTCTCCAAAATCGTCTGGGTTTAG
- a CDS encoding gamma-glutamylcyclotransferase family protein, which translates to MTNVFVYGTLMRKFRDPRSGEVITHPRSNVLACYQPVLGRIRGFRLVWPSELNFPFIKEDPSGSVKGELYQCVPDEIIRKLDEIEGVSFGLFTKKVVEVELEDGRKVDAIVYVGGEELKKMSGWTRESLLP; encoded by the coding sequence ATGACGAACGTTTTTGTTTATGGGACCTTGATGAGGAAATTCAGAGACCCCAGGAGCGGGGAGGTTATCACGCATCCTAGATCCAATGTATTGGCCTGCTATCAGCCTGTTTTAGGTAGAATTCGGGGTTTCAGACTCGTCTGGCCTTCTGAGCTAAACTTTCCGTTCATCAAAGAGGACCCATCAGGAAGCGTTAAGGGCGAGCTCTATCAATGCGTTCCGGATGAAATCATCAGGAAGTTAGATGAGATAGAGGGAGTTTCTTTTGGACTTTTTACAAAGAAGGTCGTGGAAGTCGAGCTCGAGGATGGGAGAAAGGTAGATGCCATCGTGTACGTGGGTGGGGAGGAACTGAAAAAGATGTCTGGCTGGACGAGAGAATCTCTGCTTCCATGA
- a CDS encoding HAD-IA family hydrolase, whose translation MPVEAVLFDIDDTIYDHKEWLAGAFLKVGELLESLFGLNRKEVRDILLQLTEKYTSAAGNLFNLLLRQIGLPEEEKLIKRIIESFYSYMPDRLTPYPAMYEVLKTLKQMGKKLGIVSDGRRDVQLQKLKALGLEGFFDVVVISDEYGREKRKPNTFPYELALKKLGVEAKCAVYVGDNPNKDFIGAKKLGMRTIRLLMGEYANVRTSIELEADFSVRNPIEILSVLDRIK comes from the coding sequence GTGCCAGTTGAGGCGGTTCTATTCGACATAGATGATACCATTTACGACCATAAAGAATGGCTCGCTGGTGCTTTCCTCAAGGTCGGCGAACTCCTCGAATCTCTCTTCGGTCTAAATAGGAAGGAGGTTAGAGACATCCTGCTCCAGCTTACAGAAAAGTATACCTCGGCTGCCGGAAATCTTTTTAACCTTCTTTTACGTCAGATCGGCCTGCCCGAAGAGGAAAAACTCATAAAAAGAATTATAGAATCTTTTTACTCCTACATGCCGGATAGACTCACTCCTTATCCTGCAATGTATGAAGTTTTAAAAACTCTGAAACAAATGGGAAAAAAGCTTGGCATAGTTTCAGATGGAAGAAGAGATGTTCAACTCCAAAAATTGAAAGCTCTTGGGTTAGAGGGATTTTTCGATGTGGTTGTGATATCTGATGAATACGGAAGAGAAAAAAGAAAACCCAACACTTTTCCATACGAATTGGCTCTAAAGAAGCTTGGGGTAGAAGCTAAATGTGCGGTCTACGTTGGGGACAACCCAAACAAAGATTTCATCGGAGCTAAAAAACTGGGCATGAGAACCATCAGACTCCTGATGGGGGAGTACGCCAACGTTCGGACGAGTATCGAGCTGGAAGCCGATTTCTCGGTAAGAAATCCAATTGAGATACTTTCTGTGCTCGATAGAATAAAATAG
- a CDS encoding MFS transporter — MEEEKRKKSLEYSIKDGVAWSVNEALGAYYVSPFAIALGASEAQIGLLTSVPNLAANLSQLATPRLMEGRSRKKLVTELVFMQAMVWLPMSILAMLVFLTGVSSTFLPLIVMLFYAAYLTLGALNGPAWASWIGDLVSEEEMGSFFGRRNRIIGFANLIAFMIAGIFLDLSRRLGVIFLGFSLLFLGAMLARLISRYFLLKHYEPKFEEKEEYHFGFFEFLRKIWRRGKRPNRFGRFSLYTTLMAFATNIAAPFFAVYMLRDLKFSYITYVGIVLSSSSVRFLSMVWWGKFSDRYGRLRTLRIGGLLIPWVPILWLLTTNPIHLSIIEMFGGFAWAAFDLASFTFVYDVVSREKRGICFSYFNALNGMGIFAGATLGGLFATKLSLGLKPILSVFLLSGILRLVISLLLLPHLSEVKKVKPKRPLWTFPKSFVRRRFRI, encoded by the coding sequence TTGGAGGAAGAGAAGAGAAAGAAAAGTCTGGAGTATAGTATAAAGGACGGCGTCGCATGGTCTGTTAACGAGGCCTTAGGAGCATATTATGTTTCCCCGTTTGCGATAGCTCTTGGAGCCAGCGAAGCACAAATCGGACTTCTGACATCGGTTCCAAATTTGGCAGCGAATTTGTCGCAGCTAGCCACGCCGAGGCTGATGGAGGGCAGAAGCAGGAAGAAGCTTGTAACGGAGCTTGTTTTTATGCAGGCGATGGTGTGGCTTCCCATGTCCATCTTAGCCATGCTAGTATTTCTGACGGGCGTCAGTAGCACTTTTCTACCACTCATCGTCATGCTTTTCTATGCCGCATATCTAACGCTCGGCGCTCTGAATGGCCCCGCTTGGGCATCTTGGATAGGTGATCTTGTTTCAGAAGAGGAGATGGGAAGTTTCTTTGGAAGGAGAAACAGAATAATCGGGTTTGCGAACCTCATAGCATTCATGATTGCTGGAATCTTCTTGGATCTATCCAGAAGATTGGGGGTAATCTTTCTTGGATTCTCTCTGCTTTTTCTAGGTGCTATGCTCGCTCGTCTTATCTCCAGATATTTTTTGCTCAAACACTATGAACCAAAGTTTGAGGAGAAGGAAGAATACCATTTCGGATTTTTCGAGTTTCTCAGGAAAATCTGGAGAAGAGGAAAAAGACCGAATAGATTTGGTAGGTTTTCGCTTTACACGACTTTGATGGCCTTTGCCACAAACATCGCCGCTCCCTTCTTCGCCGTTTATATGCTCAGAGATCTGAAGTTCAGCTACATCACTTATGTGGGGATAGTTCTTTCTTCATCCTCTGTCAGGTTTCTGAGCATGGTCTGGTGGGGGAAATTTTCTGACAGATATGGGCGTCTCAGGACTCTGAGAATCGGTGGACTTTTAATTCCGTGGGTGCCTATTCTTTGGCTACTCACCACGAATCCAATCCATCTATCTATTATAGAGATGTTCGGTGGATTTGCTTGGGCGGCTTTTGACCTTGCCTCATTCACGTTTGTTTACGATGTTGTCAGCCGGGAGAAGAGGGGCATATGTTTTTCATATTTTAACGCGCTCAACGGCATGGGAATCTTCGCCGGGGCAACGTTAGGTGGTCTGTTCGCGACCAAGCTTTCCCTTGGTCTTAAGCCGATACTATCCGTTTTCCTTCTTTCTGGAATTTTGAGACTTGTGATCTCATTGCTTTTGCTTCCTCATCTGAGCGAGGTAAAGAAGGTTAAACCCAAGAGGCCGCTATGGACTTTCCCGAAGAGCTTCGTCAGACGCAGGTTCAGGATATGA